One region of Gimesia sp. genomic DNA includes:
- a CDS encoding type II secretion system F family protein, with translation MITSGGLRWRVGPFQLSMDTRIHVVVVAGEITTFMMNSNQPKSQSVSAESLADLNDELAAMVRTGIPLDEGLRNAAKYLKADSQNFIRHLLQKIEEGASLDEAVQSEAIQLPSSYVALIKSGIRMGRLPEALTSFASFARARMDLRREIGAALIYPAIILIIAFMLSLFVCFVIFPELVTANEIFHLKNTLVMNTLMNLFGFYQNWFILIPAIFLVLLFSWKFSRHSFMLSREVNQSGLKSLATNIAYGWVPGYRRLVLDMNYSTFAEMAGVLLSYHIPLSDSLVLAAECTGNSKMINQFRTVAKKLEQGEGIEVSIQSVAELPGYIQSMLMNPAHQNRLPDIMSEIARVYQTRVLNRIEWIKNIVPVGLVVLVAGGITVCYALLVFLPFVEILKMLGSPSV, from the coding sequence TTGATCACATCTGGCGGTCTGCGCTGGCGGGTCGGACCATTTCAGCTTAGTATGGACACAAGAATACATGTTGTCGTGGTGGCCGGTGAGATAACAACATTCATGATGAACTCGAATCAACCCAAATCCCAGAGCGTTTCAGCTGAAAGTCTGGCTGATCTCAATGATGAGTTAGCTGCGATGGTCCGCACAGGGATTCCATTAGATGAAGGGCTCAGAAATGCCGCAAAATATTTGAAAGCGGATTCGCAGAACTTCATCAGGCATCTACTGCAAAAAATTGAGGAAGGAGCTTCTCTGGATGAGGCTGTCCAGTCCGAAGCGATCCAGTTACCGTCTTCCTATGTCGCGCTCATCAAATCAGGAATCAGAATGGGGCGTTTGCCGGAAGCGCTGACATCCTTTGCTTCATTTGCTCGCGCCAGGATGGATTTGCGGCGTGAAATCGGAGCAGCATTGATCTATCCAGCGATAATTTTGATCATCGCCTTTATGCTTTCGCTGTTTGTCTGTTTCGTTATTTTTCCAGAACTGGTCACTGCGAATGAAATATTTCACCTCAAAAACACATTAGTGATGAACACGCTCATGAATCTGTTCGGATTTTACCAGAACTGGTTCATACTGATTCCTGCGATATTTCTGGTCTTGCTTTTCAGCTGGAAGTTCAGTCGGCATTCATTCATGTTGTCGCGAGAAGTTAATCAGTCTGGTTTGAAATCTTTGGCAACCAACATCGCATATGGGTGGGTCCCTGGCTATCGCAGGTTGGTGCTCGATATGAATTATTCCACTTTTGCGGAAATGGCCGGTGTTTTGCTCTCTTATCATATTCCTTTATCTGATTCACTCGTGCTCGCAGCAGAGTGTACGGGCAATTCGAAAATGATCAATCAGTTCCGTACTGTGGCAAAAAAACTTGAACAGGGTGAGGGAATTGAAGTCAGTATTCAGTCTGTAGCAGAATTGCCTGGATATATTCAATCCATGTTGATGAATCCTGCACATCAAAATCGTCTGCCGGACATCATGTCCGAAATTGCCCGTGTATATCAGACGCGCGTATTAAACCGTATTGAATGGATCAAAAACATCGTCCCTGTGGGATTAGTCGTATTAGTCGCAGGTGGTATTACAGTCTGTTATGCACTGCTCGTATTTTTACCCTTCGTCGAGATTTTGAAGATGCTGGGAAGTCCTTCGGTCTAA
- a CDS encoding chemotaxis response regulator protein-glutamate methylesterase translates to MSSHPIRVLIVDDSAVIRGLISKSLEQEPEIIVAGTAMNGERALSWMRANPVDIVILDVEMPVMDGLTALQRIQSDFPDVPVIMASGLTSQGAKTTVKALSLGAVGCVAKPQTASAAESIRVLSRELVMMIKAVAGKRSSTTQAVTPSSFMRTEPPAAFPASTPLFKRNIKFYKQPEVLVIGTSTGGPKALAELMPQIPVDFPMPILIVQHMPPGFTEILASHIQKDSGRITVEAKHDQPLESNKTYVAPGGSHMLIGEKNGQKVTLINQAPPEHFCRPSVNPLFRSAAEHYGSATLAVMLTGMGEDGIEGSHEVARVGGTIIAQDEASSVVWGMPAAVVMAGLADKVLPLSEIAAEIKSHCLVRA, encoded by the coding sequence ATGTCCTCACATCCGATTCGCGTTTTAATCGTAGATGATTCAGCTGTCATTCGCGGCCTGATTTCCAAGTCTCTTGAGCAAGAACCCGAAATCATCGTTGCTGGCACAGCTATGAACGGGGAACGGGCTTTGAGTTGGATGCGTGCGAATCCTGTGGATATCGTGATCCTCGATGTTGAAATGCCTGTCATGGATGGATTGACAGCATTACAGAGAATTCAGAGTGACTTTCCTGATGTTCCTGTGATCATGGCCAGTGGTCTGACCAGTCAGGGCGCGAAAACCACAGTCAAAGCGCTTTCGCTGGGGGCTGTAGGATGTGTGGCAAAACCACAGACGGCAAGCGCAGCGGAAAGTATTCGTGTGCTTTCTCGCGAATTGGTCATGATGATCAAGGCGGTAGCTGGCAAACGCAGTTCCACAACTCAGGCTGTCACTCCTTCTTCTTTTATGAGAACGGAGCCCCCTGCTGCTTTTCCTGCTTCAACACCGTTATTTAAGCGAAATATCAAGTTTTACAAGCAACCAGAGGTGCTTGTGATTGGGACCAGCACAGGTGGTCCTAAGGCACTGGCTGAATTAATGCCACAGATACCAGTTGATTTTCCGATGCCGATTCTGATCGTACAGCACATGCCACCCGGGTTTACAGAAATTCTGGCTTCTCACATTCAGAAGGATAGCGGGCGAATCACTGTAGAAGCAAAGCATGATCAACCATTGGAATCGAATAAGACATATGTTGCCCCTGGAGGCAGTCATATGCTTATTGGTGAAAAGAATGGTCAGAAAGTAACATTGATCAATCAGGCGCCTCCAGAGCATTTCTGTCGTCCTTCTGTCAATCCCTTATTTCGGTCAGCTGCAGAACACTATGGAAGTGCCACACTGGCTGTGATGTTAACAGGTATGGGGGAAGATGGAATTGAGGGAAGTCACGAGGTTGCCCGTGTAGGCGGAACGATCATTGCTCAGGACGAAGCTTCCAGCGTTGTCTGGGGTATGCCTGCAGCTGTCGTCATGGCAGGACTGGCAGACAAAGTATTGCCCCTCTCAGAGATTGCCGCAGAAATCAAATCTCATTGCCTGGTCCGTGCCTGA
- a CDS encoding type II secretion system F family protein yields MKQYSYLCINSDGQEVSGFVNARSDESARIKLMEQGLKIVRVDLIESNQSPDSEFSDGDAVDITEFEGESLEDYGKAVWDVSTDYLDSIRNKKQPQIEGLPLSASLRTLAEESPSTNLAQTFQKMALDLEQGRSQEDTFLRHLQSVPQNLATLIHVSAGTEKLESVIEDYIASERQLRQARHKLLTSFFYSIVLILGSLILFYFLMTIIVGNFKSLFEDFGTELPGLTVLMISVADLLTKHGFKIALIIIGGMLLIWFSFDFLKKRALRRRLLNQIPVFGSILSNTSISQFCRMLAGLIDARVKLPEALMLAAQMTRDPNLIAGCEVLIKRTNAGFSLMESAQSSPHFTKSFIHIFRWQDHPQVFVESLRASSNIYQTKADLKTGTLIFILQPVLISGMLFLLGIPIVAIYLPMIKLLNDLS; encoded by the coding sequence ATGAAACAGTATTCCTATCTCTGTATTAATTCTGATGGTCAGGAAGTCAGCGGCTTTGTTAATGCACGCAGTGATGAGTCTGCCCGTATCAAGCTGATGGAGCAGGGACTGAAAATTGTTCGAGTTGATTTGATCGAGTCAAATCAGAGTCCAGATTCAGAATTCAGCGATGGTGATGCTGTTGATATTACTGAATTTGAGGGAGAGTCATTAGAGGACTACGGTAAAGCTGTTTGGGATGTTAGCACTGATTATCTGGATTCGATCCGAAACAAAAAACAGCCTCAAATAGAAGGGTTACCATTGTCCGCCAGTTTGCGAACACTGGCGGAAGAATCGCCATCAACCAACCTGGCACAAACTTTTCAGAAGATGGCATTAGACCTGGAGCAGGGGAGATCTCAAGAAGATACTTTCCTACGGCATTTGCAATCGGTACCACAAAACCTGGCGACCTTGATTCATGTCTCCGCTGGTACAGAAAAACTGGAGTCTGTGATTGAAGATTATATTGCCAGCGAGAGACAGCTTAGACAGGCAAGGCATAAATTGCTGACATCTTTTTTCTATTCAATCGTATTAATCCTTGGTTCTTTGATTTTGTTCTACTTCCTGATGACGATCATCGTTGGAAATTTCAAATCACTTTTTGAAGACTTCGGCACTGAACTTCCCGGGCTGACGGTTCTGATGATCAGTGTCGCTGATCTGTTAACAAAGCACGGATTCAAGATTGCCCTCATTATTATTGGCGGGATGTTACTCATCTGGTTCAGTTTTGATTTTCTGAAGAAACGTGCCTTGAGACGCCGGCTACTGAATCAAATACCCGTGTTTGGTTCTATTTTGAGTAATACTTCGATCTCTCAATTCTGCCGCATGCTCGCTGGCCTGATTGATGCCAGGGTGAAATTACCCGAAGCACTCATGTTGGCGGCTCAGATGACGCGTGATCCGAACCTGATCGCAGGATGTGAAGTTCTGATTAAACGGACCAATGCAGGGTTCAGCCTGATGGAATCCGCTCAAAGTTCTCCACATTTTACGAAAAGTTTTATTCATATATTTCGCTGGCAGGACCACCCACAGGTCTTCGTTGAGTCTTTACGTGCCAGCAGTAACATCTATCAGACCAAAGCCGATTTGAAAACAGGCACACTGATATTCATCCTGCAGCCTGTGCTGATATCTGGAATGTTGTTTTTATTGGGCATTCCGATCGTGGCAATCTATTTACCAATGATCAAATTATTAAATGATCTCTCTTAG
- a CDS encoding DUF1559 domain-containing protein — MPHLELLPKLKLTHKKSGFTLIELLVVIAIIAILIALLLPAVQQAREAAHRASCKNNLMQINIALQNYEMAHNVLPSGTINPTGPVRSESKGYHVSWILQILPYLDERVAFNKFNFKESVYAPVNKQVAEYQIPLLSCPSNPAPGNTYAGMQNDIEAPIDVNNNGVLFLNSSVRYDEILDGSSKTIFIGEFAGGNQRGWVSGTRSTLRNAGTSINADGLNYYPGKAQFDARNPEGESTEAAGESESAENPLSVGGFSSYHTGGAQFGLGDGSVRFLSENIDETVYQALANRHDGQLLPEF, encoded by the coding sequence ATGCCACATTTAGAATTGTTGCCTAAGCTGAAGCTCACGCATAAAAAGAGTGGTTTCACCTTAATTGAGTTGCTGGTCGTGATTGCTATTATCGCAATTCTCATTGCATTACTCTTGCCAGCTGTGCAGCAGGCAAGAGAGGCGGCCCATCGTGCGTCCTGTAAAAATAATCTGATGCAGATCAATATCGCACTTCAGAATTATGAGATGGCGCACAACGTACTGCCTTCCGGGACGATCAATCCCACAGGGCCTGTGCGAAGTGAATCAAAGGGTTATCACGTCAGTTGGATCCTTCAGATTCTTCCGTATCTCGACGAGCGAGTTGCATTCAACAAGTTCAATTTTAAAGAGAGTGTTTATGCCCCGGTTAATAAGCAGGTTGCTGAGTATCAGATTCCGTTGCTCAGTTGCCCATCGAACCCTGCTCCGGGAAATACCTATGCAGGGATGCAGAATGACATCGAAGCACCAATCGATGTGAATAATAATGGAGTTCTGTTTCTCAACAGCAGCGTGCGGTACGACGAAATTCTGGATGGGTCTTCCAAAACAATCTTTATCGGTGAATTCGCTGGCGGTAATCAACGAGGCTGGGTCTCTGGTACACGTTCTACATTGAGGAATGCTGGCACCAGTATTAACGCCGACGGGCTGAACTACTATCCTGGTAAAGCTCAGTTCGATGCACGAAATCCGGAAGGAGAGTCCACTGAAGCAGCCGGTGAGTCTGAGTCAGCGGAAAATCCACTTAGTGTTGGTGGTTTCTCCAGTTATCATACTGGGGGCGCTCAGTTTGGACTGGGGGACGGAAGTGTTCGTTTTCTCAGTGAAAACATTGACGAGACCGTCTATCAGGCATTGGCCAACCGACATGATGGTCAATTGCTTCCGGAGTTTTAA
- a CDS encoding DUF1559 domain-containing protein — MISLPVKKSHSAGFVLMELWCVIAVIAILIALLLPAVQSAREAARATTCKNNLMQLGIALQNYQMAHLVLPSGTVNSQGPILNQPQGYHVGWVIQILPFLDERVAFQRYDFAKGVYDPVNSEIANHRLTCFVCPSSYLGGYNYAGCQNDVEAPIDSDNQGVFFLNSSIREKDLKDGRAYTIYVGETADGGFLSWTSGTSSTLRNMGTKINQSLTSRISSRVAFPYGDSREYQFQNDPMSDSYFDEYEEMTDDNPGGIRETEELTAEERKSLLRVGGFSSFHAEGAHFSLGDASVRYISQKTDYEILKRLANRQDGNLVGEY; from the coding sequence ATGATCTCTCTACCAGTTAAGAAATCACACTCTGCCGGCTTTGTATTGATGGAGCTGTGGTGTGTGATTGCTGTCATCGCGATACTGATTGCGCTCCTGCTTCCTGCCGTTCAGTCAGCTCGCGAAGCGGCACGAGCGACAACCTGCAAAAATAATCTGATGCAACTCGGAATTGCTTTGCAGAATTATCAGATGGCACATCTGGTGCTTCCCTCAGGAACGGTTAATTCCCAGGGACCCATTTTGAATCAGCCACAAGGCTATCATGTTGGCTGGGTGATCCAGATACTTCCTTTTCTGGACGAGCGGGTGGCGTTTCAGCGTTATGATTTTGCGAAAGGTGTTTATGACCCGGTCAATTCAGAAATTGCGAACCATAGACTGACCTGTTTTGTGTGTCCTTCCAGTTATCTGGGGGGATATAACTATGCCGGCTGTCAGAATGACGTTGAGGCACCGATCGACTCAGATAACCAGGGAGTCTTTTTTTTGAACAGTAGCATTCGCGAGAAGGATCTGAAAGATGGGCGTGCCTACACCATTTATGTAGGAGAAACGGCCGATGGTGGTTTTTTAAGCTGGACTTCGGGGACCTCCTCTACGCTGCGTAATATGGGCACCAAAATTAATCAGTCCCTGACATCTCGTATCTCATCACGAGTTGCATTTCCCTATGGTGATTCACGTGAGTATCAGTTCCAAAATGATCCGATGTCCGATAGTTACTTCGATGAATATGAAGAGATGACAGACGACAATCCGGGCGGAATACGTGAAACGGAAGAACTGACCGCGGAGGAACGCAAATCTTTGCTCCGTGTGGGAGGCTTTTCAAGTTTCCATGCTGAGGGAGCGCACTTTAGCCTGGGAGATGCATCCGTGCGTTATATCAGCCAGAAAACCGATTACGAAATTTTAAAACGCCTGGCCAATCGCCAAGATGGAAATCTGGTTGGGGAGTATTAG
- a CDS encoding type II secretion system F family protein, with the protein MEFLGVIFSLAFFVYFPIAGITSVMLARRVQDYGHQGVNQLIKVCWKAFTLFMLALCVIFLLLNIIAVVTNQVTILGTALIALPTILIYVFTIYLEWQCFQLLRSINQEDEYSLSEVMQNRLHVIRMGGWILLGLPLLIFIPVLIYVIPFFILMIAVICCVLNILSLNKRSRETELLWLMTFCVEKNIPLAAEIDRYSQTKKGRYRDRLLRFSSRLHSGESLSEALAENSGLLPQSAIVALNIGEKTNNTGIALRDSAVRATRKLGTSSDKSNFANLILYLTIILSLQFIITGFIMYWIVPKFKKIFLDFGVELPSITQSLMTASDVIFSYFYLFFPIFSLPLVVLAILHLGNYFGWSNLNVPFLTGWFPRLNTPQCLRQIAQTVVVERPPLLALDSIGNYHLWSDVRVRTQSAAQRVRQGNDFWESLREANVLSSAEAGLCMTAEKVGNLPTVLRSLADTIEQRRFRRIRYFTEICKPVLVCTLAIMVGYFVIALFMPLVYLLFQIS; encoded by the coding sequence GTGGAATTTCTGGGCGTGATATTCAGTCTGGCTTTCTTTGTCTATTTCCCAATAGCAGGAATTACATCGGTCATGCTTGCGCGGCGCGTGCAGGATTATGGTCATCAGGGAGTCAATCAGCTGATCAAAGTCTGCTGGAAGGCATTTACTCTGTTCATGCTGGCTCTATGTGTGATCTTTCTCCTGCTCAATATTATTGCAGTGGTAACTAATCAAGTAACTATTCTTGGAACTGCCCTGATCGCTCTGCCAACGATCTTGATCTATGTCTTCACAATCTATCTGGAATGGCAGTGCTTTCAGTTATTGCGTTCTATCAATCAGGAAGATGAATACAGCCTCTCAGAAGTTATGCAAAACCGCTTGCATGTTATCCGGATGGGAGGTTGGATTTTGCTGGGTTTACCTCTACTGATTTTCATTCCAGTTTTAATTTACGTCATTCCTTTTTTTATCCTGATGATTGCTGTCATTTGCTGTGTGTTAAATATCCTGTCATTAAACAAGCGGTCTCGGGAAACAGAACTGCTCTGGTTGATGACGTTTTGTGTTGAGAAAAATATTCCCCTGGCTGCAGAGATCGATCGTTATTCTCAAACGAAGAAAGGAAGATACCGGGACCGATTGTTAAGGTTCAGCAGCAGATTGCATTCCGGTGAGTCCCTTTCCGAAGCACTGGCAGAAAATTCAGGTTTGCTACCCCAGTCAGCAATTGTGGCATTAAATATCGGTGAGAAGACTAACAATACGGGGATCGCTTTACGGGATTCGGCGGTCAGAGCGACAAGAAAACTCGGTACCAGTTCTGATAAATCGAATTTTGCAAATCTGATTCTATACCTCACAATTATTCTTTCGCTGCAGTTTATTATCACTGGGTTTATCATGTACTGGATTGTTCCGAAGTTCAAGAAGATCTTCCTGGATTTCGGTGTTGAATTACCATCAATTACACAGTCACTCATGACTGCCAGCGATGTGATCTTCTCATACTTCTATCTATTCTTTCCAATATTCTCATTGCCACTGGTAGTACTGGCAATTCTACATCTTGGTAATTACTTCGGTTGGTCGAACCTCAATGTTCCATTTCTTACGGGCTGGTTTCCCCGTCTGAATACACCCCAATGTTTAAGACAAATTGCGCAGACCGTGGTAGTCGAGAGACCTCCACTTCTCGCCCTGGATTCAATTGGAAATTATCATCTCTGGTCTGATGTAAGAGTACGGACGCAGTCAGCTGCGCAACGAGTTCGTCAGGGTAATGATTTCTGGGAATCCTTACGTGAGGCGAATGTTCTCTCCAGTGCAGAGGCAGGTCTTTGTATGACTGCTGAAAAAGTGGGTAATCTTCCCACTGTTTTGCGTTCCCTGGCAGATACGATTGAGCAGCGCAGATTTCGCAGAATCAGATACTTCACAGAAATCTGTAAACCGGTTCTGGTTTGTACTCTAGCGATAATGGTCGGTTACTTTGTCATAGCTCTGTTTATGCCTTTAGTTTATCTGTTGTTCCAAATTTCCTGA
- a CDS encoding prepilin-type N-terminal cleavage/methylation domain-containing protein, whose product MIISDKRRIQLSLYVKLRQGFSLIEMLAVMSAMSILFTAAVTTLAFLMRVEMKGTERLEDKLVLQKIAHKFREDVSTAQNAEISKQNSQQILKLALRQNTSITYLTNSPGEGIRREYHKEGKLVSQDEYLLPLAGVTFQTQKINQQELVSMELKIPDVTGHENKTLQAYFQLFRCEAQLNRVGQIQKQSEQTE is encoded by the coding sequence ATGATCATATCAGACAAAAGAAGAATACAACTAAGTTTGTATGTGAAGTTACGACAGGGATTTTCGTTGATCGAAATGCTGGCAGTAATGTCGGCAATGTCAATTCTATTCACTGCAGCGGTGACCACTCTGGCATTCCTGATGCGAGTTGAGATGAAGGGAACAGAACGCCTTGAGGATAAACTGGTGCTTCAAAAGATCGCGCACAAGTTCAGAGAAGATGTATCGACAGCTCAGAACGCAGAGATATCCAAACAGAATAGCCAGCAAATACTTAAGCTGGCACTGCGCCAAAACACATCGATCACTTATTTGACAAATTCCCCGGGTGAAGGAATTCGTCGCGAATATCACAAGGAAGGTAAACTTGTCTCACAGGATGAATATTTACTCCCGCTGGCAGGTGTTACTTTTCAGACACAAAAAATCAATCAGCAGGAACTGGTTTCTATGGAGCTGAAAATTCCAGATGTAACAGGACATGAGAATAAAACTCTGCAAGCTTATTTCCAGTTATTCCGGTGTGAAGCACAGTTGAATCGAGTTGGTCAGATTCAGAAACAGTCAGAGCAGACAGAGTGA
- a CDS encoding alpha/beta hydrolase → MPVHPQVARYLDEIAQIDLPPFEEMTPEFIRSTLTPSPEPHLPAAQIESIFIPVDDSQLEARIFTPAVTSDSTPPDKWPALIYFHGGGWVMGTLDAYNGLCQDLAGNAGCKVISVDYRMAPEYPYPIPFQDAFTATHWITDQADTLDLDRSRIAIGGDSAGGNLATAVALKAREAENISLNYQMLVYPVTNYFFDTESYHKYATNYFLTRKAMQWFWDQYLPDESSGREIYASPLRCKELTGLPDALVITAGYDPLYTEVVQYVEQMQTSGIDVTHINFEDMIHGFFRRSDVFDRAYEAVQLAGRHLKQVFTRN, encoded by the coding sequence ATGCCAGTCCATCCCCAGGTTGCACGTTACCTAGATGAAATTGCTCAGATAGATTTACCTCCGTTTGAAGAAATGACTCCGGAGTTCATACGCTCAACATTAACTCCCTCACCTGAACCCCATTTACCGGCCGCTCAGATTGAAAGCATTTTTATTCCCGTCGATGACTCCCAGCTTGAAGCGAGAATATTTACTCCTGCAGTAACCTCTGATTCTACTCCCCCCGATAAGTGGCCCGCACTGATATATTTTCACGGCGGGGGCTGGGTCATGGGAACCCTCGATGCCTATAACGGTCTATGTCAGGATCTGGCTGGAAACGCTGGTTGTAAAGTGATCTCTGTTGATTACCGGATGGCTCCGGAATACCCGTACCCTATTCCCTTTCAGGATGCTTTCACAGCGACACATTGGATTACAGATCAGGCAGATACTTTAGATCTCGATCGCAGTCGAATTGCAATTGGAGGTGATAGTGCCGGCGGGAATCTCGCCACAGCGGTGGCCCTTAAAGCCAGGGAAGCAGAGAACATCAGTTTAAACTACCAGATGCTGGTTTATCCAGTAACGAATTATTTCTTTGACACCGAGTCCTATCATAAATATGCGACAAATTATTTCCTGACTAGAAAAGCAATGCAGTGGTTTTGGGACCAATATCTGCCAGACGAATCATCGGGTCGAGAAATTTATGCTTCCCCATTGCGTTGCAAAGAGTTGACGGGACTTCCCGATGCCCTGGTGATTACAGCGGGATACGATCCTCTCTACACAGAAGTGGTACAGTACGTCGAACAAATGCAGACCTCGGGAATCGATGTGACCCATATCAATTTTGAAGATATGATCCATGGATTTTTCCGGCGTTCTGATGTCTTCGACCGTGCGTATGAAGCCGTACAACTGGCTGGTCGTCACCTCAAACAGGTTTTTACTCGCAATTGA